A section of the Triticum dicoccoides isolate Atlit2015 ecotype Zavitan chromosome 7A, WEW_v2.0, whole genome shotgun sequence genome encodes:
- the LOC119333590 gene encoding F-box/LRR-repeat protein At1g06630-like, whose protein sequence is MATRRAKKRKWHEAELVAGVRPPASGKREVGEGPDLISNLPDGVLCDIISLLPTEDGARTQILSTRWRPLFRSAPLNLDVELRRKDEPASSGLVSRILAEHQARCRRLALIWHGYESDHVFPLLNGWLESPAFKGLSEFDLWLKQEEICQKLRFVPTWEVPYGLPLSLLRLLPKLRILSIKCTCYVIHFPSTTTLAGDLHFHELKQLTLKGVVVSEGFLHGLLAGCTVLESLVLSGLEGACGFRINSSTLRRLGVSSGFGWTDELLREVIVEDAPVLEKLFLCGRDHNLSVRVLYAPKLDFLGSLPEGFTKGKLETNVLQGIVAVNLMNVVRTVKVLVLRMSPPSVDDAIDFVTFFPCLEKLYILLFRDGASKRARHHFPLGYIECLELHLKKVVLINYHGSPRDVHFARFFLLNAKVLELMEFATRKSEGRKKCISEWIASQPMKLQLDNRASQGAQFNFTDASYYDDGIHIGHIHDLTVSDPFDRSLCRCRDIDVL, encoded by the exons ATGGCTACCCGCAGAGCCAAAAAGCGAAAATGGCATGAGGCCGAGTTGGTCGCCGGCGTCCGACCACCGGCGAGCGGCAAGCGCGAAGTCGGAGAAGGTCCCGACCTGATCAGCAACCTACCCGACGGCGTTCTCTGCGACATCATCTCGCTCCTCCCCAccgaggacggcgcccgcacccagATCCTCTCCACCCGGTGGCGCCCCCTCTTTCGCTCCGCCCCGCTCAACCTCGACGTCGAGCTCCGCCGCAAAGACGAGCCCGCCTCCTCCGGCCTCGTCTCCCGCATTCTCGCCGAGCACCAGGCGCGCTGCCGCCGGCTTGCCCTGATCTGGCACGGCTACGAATCTGACCACGTCTTCCCATTACTGAACGGCTGGCTCGAGTCGCCGGCCTTCAAAGGCCTCTCCGAGTTCGATCTGTGGCTAAAGCAAGAGGAAATTTGCCAGAAACTTCGGTTTGTGCCAACGTGGGAGGTTCCGTATGGGCTGCCACTGTCCTTGCTCCGGCTTTTGCCCAAGCTCCGCATCCTCAGCATCAAGTGCACCTGCTACGTGATCCATTTCCCCTCCACTACCACCTTGGCCGGCGATCTACATTTTCACGAACTCAAGCAGCTCACACTTAAAGGTGTCGTTGTCTCGGAGGgcttcctccatggccttcttgctgGATGCACCGTGCTGGAGAGCTTGGTACTTAGTGGATTGGAAGGTGCCTGTGGTTTTCGGATCAACTCGTCCACCCTTAGGAGGCTAGGGGTGTCGTCTGGTTTTGGTTGGACAGATGAATTGTTGCGAGAAGTCATTGTTGAGGATGCCCCTGTCCTAGAGAAGTTGTTCCTATGTGGGAGAGATCACAACCTATCTGTCCGTGTGCTTTACGCACCCAAACTGGACTTCTTGGGTTCTCTGCCAGAAGGGTTCACCAAAGGCAAGCTTGAAACCAATGTTCTTCAG GGAATTGTTGCCGTCAATTTGATGAATGTGGTGCGGACAGTTAAAGTTTTGGTTTTGCGCATGTCCCCTCCAAGTGTTGATGATGCCATTGACTTCGTGACATTCTTTCCTTGCTTGGAGAAGTTATATATTTTG TTATTCCGGGATGGGGCATCAAAAAGAGCACGACACCATTTTCCACTTGGTTATATTGAATGTTTGGAGCTCCATCTCAAAAAGGTAGTGCTGATAAATTATCATGGATCACCGAGAGATGTTCATTTTGCAAGGTTCTTTCTGTTGAACGCAAAAGTGCTAGAACTGATGGAGTTTGCAACACGCAAATCGGAAGGTCGAAAGAAATGCATTTCTGAATGGATAGCTAGCCAACCAATGAAACTACAGCTGGATAACAGGGCTTCTCAAGGTGCTCAGTTTAATTTTACCGATGCTTCTTACTACGATGACGGGATACATATTGGGCACATCCATGACCTGACTGTTAGTGACCCCTTTGATAGATCATTGTGTCGATGTCGTGATATCGATGTACTTTGA